The following proteins are encoded in a genomic region of Neovison vison isolate M4711 chromosome 12, ASM_NN_V1, whole genome shotgun sequence:
- the ETFRF1 gene encoding electron transfer flavoprotein regulatory factor 1 yields the protein MKMANSLRGEVLNLYKNLLYLGRDYPKGADYFKRRLKNVFLKNKDVKDPEKIKELIGRGEFVMKELEALYFLRKYRAMKQRYYSDTNKTN from the exons atgaaaatggcCAATTCTTTGAGAGGAGAAGTACtgaatctttataaaaat ctgcTGTATCTTGGACGAGACTATCCAAAAGGAGCAGACTATTTTAAAAGGCGTCTGAAGAATGTTTTCCTAAAAAACAAAGATGTGAAGGACCCAGAGAAGATCAAAGAACTTATTGGACGGGGTGAATTTGTAATGAAAGAGCTAGAAGCCTTATACTTCCTTAGGAAATACAGAGCGATGAAACAACGCTATTATTCAGATACCAACAAAACTAACTGA